Within the Amaranthus tricolor cultivar Red isolate AtriRed21 chromosome 15, ASM2621246v1, whole genome shotgun sequence genome, the region TTGTTAATCAATTGAAGTTGATATTCTAACCTATTTgtagttggtattttaaccattgaagttggtattctaatatgtttaagttggtgttttatgCATTGTAAGTTTGTATTTTAACTTGTTTAAGTTGATGTTTTAACACATTGAATTTGGTTTTAATacatattaaagttggtattttaacctattgagTTGGTGTCTTTAAAAAATTGCTTAAATAAGTATTTTGACTTATGTAAGTTGGTATTTAaatctattgaagttggtattttaacctaatAAAGTTAGTGTTTTAACCTGTTGAAGTTGGTTTTTTAACAGGTTAAAACgtcaacttcaataggttaaaaaaccgactttaatatgttaaaataccaactgtAATAGATTAACAACTTaaggttaaaacaacaatttaatAGGTTCAAATCCCAACTCTAAATACCAAtttcaataggttaaaatactaactctaataagttaaaatatcaactttaatagttaaaatcaacttcaaataTGTTAAAACACGCATATCGGTTTTAaagtttctctctttttttttaattgttgggcTAGGCCTGAAGAGCCACTTTTTATAAATACGATTTGTTCTCGTGAGTCATGAATATGATGATATGCAATAGAGCTTCACTGAGCCAAGTCATCTTGATTACTCTGATTCTCTATGTAGTCCATAAACTTATTGTGTACTTAGgtaaaataaacaacaaaatctAAGTTTGCTATGACCTTTAGGTGCTTTTACAAATTGTTATACGCTGACATATTGTTACGAGGATCGCAATCATTACCATCTAGTGGTTAAACTAGTAGCAAATGTACACAAAATATCATGGAGGCCTTGAACTATAATCTCTAGATATCTCTTATGGGCGCATCCTTGTGAATTTGGCGATAAATTGGGAAGTCAATGCTTAACCAAACGCAACTTCAACTAACCAGCACAGGGGCTCTCATGCTGACACAACACACTTCCAACTCCACTCGAATGACAACGAAAGAAGCATTTAAAAGACATCGTTTTTAGCCAAACATCTCTATAATTTTGCATAAAACAACCACCTATTGCTAGCTTAATCCCCTGTAGCTTTAAATATACACAATAGTCATTACCATTGAGGTCTATAGTTCTAACTTCTAACAACAAAATCATGCTATTCAGTCACTAGCTAGCAAAGTCATGCGACTGCTTACGAAAGTATCATTTTACATGATCACACCTTCACATTTTTCGCAGCTTGCTTAATTTGTTCGATTGTAAAGATACCAAACATGTCATTGTCTTTGACAGCATTGACGGCTGCCAGTGCGAGATCATTTACGTTAACAGGAGGTGCCAAAACCAAGTCTGAAGCGGGAAGAGAGTTTAGAGGCCGAACCAAATTCTCTGTAGCACTTAAAATCTTTTCCCATGGCTCCCCAACCAAGTCGAGAGGGATCTCAAAGCCGTCCACCCTTCTTTTACCATATATAAAAGCTGGCCTTAATACAACTCCTGCAGACAAACACTCCACATTCTAAGCATTTTCTCCCAGATAGAAAACATTAGATAATTCACATCGCATTTGCATGTAAAAGCTACAACAATCAAGTATTGGCCTACAAAACAAGTACTTCCTTCGGTCCTATTAAAATGCAACAGATAGTGACATATTGTGAGGGGAAATATGACTGTTAGTTCCATCCAGTTAAGTAGGACTAGAGGAGTATTAGCATTTAGCATCACATCCAAATATGACGAGAAAAATTCTATAATTATAAAGCTGAAATGGGTATCGTCAtaaagtaataatgattacCTGAATTAGGGTATCTAGAAAGAACCTCTGATTCAGCTTTCCTCTTTCCAGTGAAGTATGCAGATTCAAGCAAGAAGGGTGGGAGATTGTAATCATGAACTGTGATTAAGATGAATTTTGGGACTCCTGCAATACGTTCATGAATAATTAAAACTATCATCGAAGCCACTATATTGTAATTTTACAAGCGCAGAGCAAAAGAGGTTCAGTTACCTATCTTTTTCATTATCTGTTCTCTCTTTTGAAAAATTCATGCAATCAAGTGACAAGGTATAAAGACAATCATAGTACCAACGAAACACTAGAGCCAGAATGACCAGGGATCAATTAGCTCAATGAGACATAATATAAATTcacttaccatattcttttgcAGCATTTACAGCAACAACATTGGCTTCACCGTTAATCCTTTTCATTTGCTCCTCGTTTCCGAAACCTCCCAAGGTAGAAACAACAGCAGTGGCTCCAAGAAGGATTTCGTCCCAGTTAACATAGAAAACATCCCCTGTACAATAAAAGGAGTTAAATTGACTAATACTATAGAGCCAAAAGAAGGGAAAACATTCTCCCCCACAAACTACTATACTCTCAGTCTCTCGCTGCTTTCATATTGCAAGAACTAGTTAAgaaataaaattgtttaaaGAAGTACTCTCTCGCCTATTCGCTTTATTTGTCCTATTTGGTTTTTCAACACTATTCATTAACACTCTTATTATGTGATTTGTTCTAATCTATAAGTtacaacatagtcatgtgggatcttgttatattcatcttattgtaaattttattaatatcaactttttataatttttactcaagcacaattagagatatttaagattaataACGTGCATTGGCAAATATGACAAAACCAAATGGTGACAAGTAAAGAGAATACGAGGGAGTATCATTCAAGCGTATGTGGCGTACCATCCATaggaaaacaataatataatagaaTCTTAACAATCAATTAAAACTTGACAGGAAATAATTCAAAAAGCAATACCTATTGAATAAGTAAATTTATCACAACAGTTATGTATCTTGCAGCTTTGAGATTTGAA harbors:
- the LOC130801276 gene encoding uncharacterized protein At1g32220, chloroplastic; protein product: MTMSMSSVITPSTLSLSLTSSSIKTRPLFPSLTFYRPRLPLQNRLRSCHVECAYSGTNMEENFKSATIDIVANVQTEKLVVLGGSGFVGSAICKAAVSKGIEVVSLSRSGRPRISESWVDQVSWVPGDVFYVNWDEILLGATAVVSTLGGFGNEEQMKRINGEANVVAVNAAKEYGVPKFILITVHDYNLPPFLLESAYFTGKRKAESEVLSRYPNSGVVLRPAFIYGKRRVDGFEIPLDLVGEPWEKILSATENLVRPLNSLPASDLVLAPPVNVNDLALAAVNAVKDNDMFGIFTIEQIKQAAKNVKV